In a genomic window of Nostoc sp. UHCC 0870:
- a CDS encoding ABC transporter substrate-binding protein — protein sequence MEAKEKNRKLIELGEFESPVTNIDGLLSQSPTPTNPPMNQEEIVTITGVNRTLLRIPTALGKWEGLTRSWREHFNFVAEALGKQEAAQQAWNRYYQRIKELKIALNDRYVDKEISIIGVYGGMRIYSDGQDSFASSILNDIGLQRIRNANSPLPISEEKLEEVDSDIIFVMIFQDKGEESRKAFEKLQQKPLWQTLRAVQKGQIYLVDREAWIGANLIAADVVIDDLYKYLVNTP from the coding sequence ATGGAAGCAAAAGAGAAAAATAGGAAACTTATCGAACTGGGCGAGTTTGAATCCCCAGTTACTAATATTGATGGTTTGCTTTCTCAGTCACCGACACCAACTAATCCTCCTATGAATCAAGAGGAAATTGTCACAATTACGGGTGTTAACCGCACCTTGCTTAGAATTCCTACGGCACTAGGTAAGTGGGAAGGTCTCACTAGATCATGGCGAGAACATTTTAACTTCGTAGCTGAGGCATTAGGAAAACAAGAAGCTGCACAACAAGCTTGGAATCGCTACTACCAGAGAATTAAAGAACTAAAAATAGCCTTAAATGATCGATATGTGGATAAAGAAATATCCATTATTGGCGTTTATGGCGGCATGAGAATATATAGCGATGGTCAAGACTCATTTGCTAGTTCCATTCTTAACGATATTGGATTACAACGTATTAGAAACGCAAATTCTCCTCTACCTATTTCTGAAGAAAAACTAGAAGAAGTAGATAGTGATATTATATTTGTGATGATTTTCCAAGATAAAGGAGAAGAAAGCAGAAAAGCTTTTGAAAAGCTGCAACAGAAGCCTCTTTGGCAAACACTTAGAGCCGTTCAGAAAGGTCAGATATATCTTGTGGATCGTGAGGCTTGGATCGGAGCAAACTTGATTGCTGCCGATGTCGTTATTGATGACCTCTACAAATACCTTGTAAATACACCTTAA
- a CDS encoding helix-turn-helix transcriptional regulator, protein MTLTLKEQEWREMWNETAQSITQNPALEPFEYVFQLPQQFGHGSIKDIEVHPEIWLSIVDYKLREDVLMQLPEWEHPLQFGVLLSGTVINEYGGKLGGGYSCISGSGVQHQMSIRSSKSRHLGIDIHMSPDVLRTFFPGHDGEMLPQLRLLAKGDDWQTLIYPEMTSAIALVVKQMINCPYQGITKQMYLQGKVIELMALQLAPIVNEQSELTASPRLKSTTVTRIHHAREILHFCLENPPSLVELAQIVGVSDRTLRYGFKTLFGTTVFNYLTEKRLERAEQLLRNGGGTVAEVANLLGYSHLGYFAAAFKRQFGITPSECLLGKKSISAS, encoded by the coding sequence GAATGGCGCGAGATGTGGAACGAAACAGCCCAAAGCATTACACAAAATCCAGCTTTGGAGCCATTTGAGTATGTATTCCAATTACCCCAGCAGTTTGGTCACGGTAGTATAAAAGATATCGAGGTGCATCCAGAAATTTGGTTATCAATTGTTGACTATAAATTGCGTGAAGATGTATTGATGCAATTACCAGAGTGGGAACACCCTTTACAATTCGGTGTGTTGCTATCAGGAACAGTTATTAATGAATATGGCGGGAAGTTGGGAGGGGGGTACAGTTGCATTTCTGGTAGTGGTGTGCAGCATCAGATGTCTATAAGAAGTTCTAAATCTAGGCATTTGGGTATTGATATCCATATGTCCCCTGATGTGCTGCGAACTTTTTTTCCCGGTCATGATGGCGAAATGCTTCCTCAGTTACGTTTGCTTGCGAAGGGTGATGACTGGCAAACTTTGATTTACCCAGAAATGACAAGTGCGATCGCACTTGTAGTCAAGCAAATGATCAACTGTCCCTATCAGGGAATCACAAAGCAAATGTATTTGCAAGGAAAAGTCATAGAACTTATGGCCTTGCAGTTAGCTCCAATTGTAAATGAGCAAAGTGAATTAACCGCATCACCACGGCTTAAATCCACAACTGTCACCCGCATTCATCACGCAAGAGAAATTTTGCACTTTTGTCTGGAGAATCCACCATCATTAGTGGAATTAGCGCAAATTGTGGGAGTTAGTGACAGGACTCTGCGCTATGGATTTAAGACATTATTTGGTACAACCGTATTTAATTATCTCACGGAAAAACGCCTAGAACGAGCCGAGCAACTTTTGCGAAATGGTGGAGGAACTGTTGCAGAGGTGGCTAATTTATTAGGCTATTCCCATTTAGGATATTTTGCTGCCGCTTTTAAACGCCAGTTTGGGATTACACCCAGCGAATGTTTGTTAGGTAAAAAATCTATCTCTGCTTCCTAA